One segment of Deltaproteobacteria bacterium DNA contains the following:
- a CDS encoding pyruvate, water dikinase, with protein MLFTQLVRRWIKFFSPESLIRGKYHDFKELLRVDAIALDLIADLEAHLYGHDPADEARIRHFVLELRGAVERMAASLERMSSDHAAVTTAVARISTDIATHLPPRRIDVAPPYVISLDQAAMHPDRVGGKAANLSRARGAGVPTPPGFVITAGAFGLFVRENNLEREIEERFAAVRLSDHDTIVRVTGELQELILEGEVPTVVAEAVTAATADLVTSGQLLAVRSSALAEDGRISFAGQYASELQVAPDDVLAAYKRVLAGKYCPRAVSYRIRHGLSDTDTAMAVLILPMIAAVSAGVVYTCDPACPAVGGEAMGVYVVDGLAANLVDGSVTPGKYYLTREDEPRLLQGCACEGHTLFPETVLRELGRWSMRLERVFGEPQDVEWTHGPDGLCIVQTRRLHQDKDPQPSIIVDGADLGALVAGLDCASPGAACGPVYHAPQGSDFRSIPKGSVVVTQTLRPALSQFLDRIVAVIAASGSRASHFASVARERGVPVVVGCLGEELRTGDVVTVDAVSGRIFAGCAPGVLERTQAAQDMRREVRREQAEVADLTVRLGLIDPDAPNFTPEGCRSLHDVVRFCHEKGVREMFTLVRRGGRGMGRSRRLATDLPLVMYILDLGGGFASTAPRSGPVSPDKVSSRPMRALWRGLADPAIAWDRSQRHVDWEEFDRISGGIFRNDSRLLASYALVSDDYVHLNIRFGYHFSIVDSVCGDNSGANYVNFRFKGGGAALARRVHRLEFMTRVLTHFGFEISIRGDMLDACMNRLGWSETERGLRCLGLVLAGTRLMDMRLTSTEQAQEEAESFLRICPSEAV; from the coding sequence ATGCTTTTCACGCAGCTGGTTCGGCGCTGGATCAAGTTTTTTTCGCCCGAATCGTTGATTCGGGGGAAATATCATGATTTCAAAGAATTGCTACGAGTTGACGCCATCGCCCTGGATCTGATCGCGGATTTGGAAGCTCATCTTTACGGACACGATCCCGCGGACGAGGCCAGGATTCGTCATTTTGTCCTGGAATTGCGCGGCGCGGTGGAACGCATGGCCGCCAGCCTTGAACGCATGAGCAGCGATCACGCGGCCGTGACCACGGCCGTGGCTCGCATTTCCACGGATATTGCCACGCATCTTCCGCCACGGCGTATTGATGTCGCGCCGCCCTATGTCATCTCCCTGGACCAGGCGGCCATGCATCCCGACCGGGTTGGAGGCAAGGCCGCCAATTTGAGTCGGGCCAGGGGCGCGGGCGTGCCCACGCCGCCAGGATTCGTGATCACGGCCGGGGCCTTTGGCCTGTTCGTGCGCGAGAACAATCTGGAACGGGAGATCGAGGAGCGCTTCGCGGCCGTGCGGTTGTCCGATCATGACACCATTGTCCGGGTCACCGGCGAGTTGCAGGAACTGATTTTGGAGGGCGAGGTCCCGACCGTGGTGGCCGAGGCCGTCACCGCGGCCACGGCGGATTTGGTTACGTCAGGACAGCTTCTGGCCGTGCGTTCCAGTGCCCTGGCCGAGGACGGCAGGATTTCGTTCGCGGGCCAATACGCAAGCGAACTTCAGGTGGCGCCGGACGACGTTCTTGCCGCGTACAAGAGGGTTTTGGCCGGAAAATATTGTCCCCGGGCTGTTTCCTACAGAATCCGGCATGGTCTTTCGGACACGGACACGGCCATGGCGGTCTTGATTCTTCCCATGATCGCGGCGGTCTCGGCTGGGGTGGTCTATACCTGCGATCCGGCCTGTCCGGCCGTGGGTGGGGAAGCCATGGGCGTTTACGTGGTCGACGGGCTGGCCGCGAATCTGGTTGATGGTTCGGTTACCCCGGGAAAGTACTACCTGACCCGCGAGGATGAGCCTCGTTTGCTGCAAGGCTGTGCCTGCGAAGGACACACGCTGTTTCCCGAGACGGTGTTGCGCGAGCTTGGCCGGTGGTCCATGCGCCTGGAGCGGGTTTTTGGCGAGCCTCAGGATGTGGAATGGACCCACGGCCCGGACGGACTGTGCATCGTGCAAACCCGTCGTTTGCATCAGGACAAGGACCCCCAGCCGAGTATCATTGTCGATGGGGCGGACCTGGGAGCGCTGGTCGCCGGACTGGATTGCGCTTCCCCCGGAGCGGCGTGCGGTCCCGTTTATCACGCTCCCCAGGGGAGTGATTTTCGATCCATTCCCAAGGGGTCCGTCGTGGTAACCCAGACCTTGCGGCCGGCGTTGTCCCAGTTTTTGGATCGGATTGTCGCCGTCATCGCGGCCAGCGGCAGCCGGGCAAGCCATTTTGCCTCGGTGGCGCGGGAGCGGGGCGTGCCTGTCGTGGTGGGCTGTTTGGGCGAGGAGCTTCGGACCGGGGACGTGGTCACCGTCGATGCCGTTTCCGGGAGAATTTTCGCGGGTTGCGCCCCCGGTGTGCTGGAGCGGACTCAAGCCGCCCAAGACATGCGGCGGGAGGTCCGGCGCGAACAGGCCGAAGTGGCCGATTTGACGGTGCGCCTTGGGTTGATCGATCCCGATGCGCCGAATTTCACGCCTGAAGGATGTCGGTCCTTGCATGACGTGGTCCGGTTTTGCCACGAAAAGGGCGTGCGGGAAATGTTCACCCTGGTGCGGCGCGGCGGGCGGGGCATGGGGCGCTCCCGCCGTTTGGCCACGGACTTGCCCTTGGTCATGTACATCCTGGATCTTGGAGGCGGTTTTGCCTCCACCGCGCCGCGTTCCGGGCCTGTTTCTCCAGACAAGGTGTCCAGCCGGCCGATGCGGGCGTTGTGGCGGGGTTTGGCTGATCCGGCCATTGCCTGGGATCGGAGTCAACGCCACGTTGATTGGGAAGAATTCGACCGCATCAGCGGCGGAATTTTTCGGAACGACTCCCGGCTGCTGGCCAGTTACGCATTGGTTTCGGATGATTACGTGCATCTGAACATCCGTTTTGGATACCATTTTTCCATCGTGGACAGTGTTTGCGGCGACAATTCCGGAGCCAATTATGTGAATTTTCGTTTCAAGGGTGGTGGCGCGGCCTTGGCGCGGCGGGTGCATCGACTGGAGTTCATGACGCGGGTTCTGACGCATTTTGGGTTTGAAATCTCGATCCGGGGCGACATGCTCGACGCCTGCATGAACCGCCTGGGCTGGTCCGAGACGGAGCGCGGGTTACGCTGTCTTGGCCTCGTGCTCGCCGGCACGCGGCTCATGGACATGCGCCTGACCTCGACGGAGCAAGCCCAAGAAGAAGCCGAGTCCTTTCTTCGTATTTGTCCGTCGGAGGCGGTATGA
- the pilM gene encoding type IV pilus assembly protein PilM gives MKKMSFFSKKNSGLGLDLGSEWLKMIKLRAGKNGCALESLARCPWQPGDLDNNASTAKKIIELWAQLSVKDRVVVSSMAGHAVIVKRVAFESESVKGLDEIVQKDAKQYIPFDINDVYLDYQVLGPAQKEKTFDVLLVASKKKVVQNLGDILTQSNLSLSIVDVDSFAICNSFEYNYPDYQEKPVYLLDIGGAQSVFCIYHSGQPVFLREVSFGGKAITEDISSLLDIKKIEAEHLKINGDENLQEKNAKLIVDAMMKILKSWCEEIKRLIGFYQSSSTSPVLAQDIFISGGGALLVNLRNIFEDELGIAVHHHDPFRRVDVDAGMFQKEYLQDIAPQMVVPFGLALRAI, from the coding sequence GTGAAAAAAATGAGTTTTTTTTCCAAGAAAAATTCTGGTCTGGGATTGGACCTTGGAAGCGAGTGGCTGAAGATGATCAAGCTCCGCGCCGGAAAAAATGGATGTGCACTTGAAAGTCTCGCCCGGTGTCCATGGCAACCTGGGGACCTGGACAACAATGCATCCACGGCCAAAAAAATTATTGAGCTTTGGGCGCAACTCTCCGTGAAGGATAGGGTGGTGGTTTCTTCCATGGCTGGTCACGCAGTGATCGTGAAGCGTGTCGCCTTTGAATCTGAGTCCGTAAAAGGGCTGGATGAGATTGTCCAAAAAGACGCGAAGCAATACATTCCTTTTGATATCAACGATGTATATCTTGATTATCAGGTTCTTGGGCCAGCTCAGAAAGAAAAAACTTTCGATGTTCTTCTCGTGGCCAGCAAAAAAAAGGTCGTACAAAATTTAGGCGACATTCTTACGCAATCTAATTTATCGCTGTCGATTGTTGATGTCGATTCGTTCGCCATTTGTAATAGTTTTGAATATAATTACCCGGATTATCAAGAAAAGCCTGTTTATTTGCTTGATATTGGCGGGGCACAAAGCGTTTTTTGCATCTACCATTCCGGACAGCCAGTTTTTTTACGCGAGGTTTCCTTTGGTGGAAAGGCCATAACGGAAGATATCTCTTCACTGCTCGACATTAAAAAAATCGAGGCAGAGCATCTCAAAATCAATGGCGATGAAAATTTGCAAGAAAAGAATGCAAAGCTTATCGTTGATGCAATGATGAAGATATTGAAGAGTTGGTGTGAAGAAATTAAGAGATTGATCGGGTTTTATCAATCATCATCAACATCGCCAGTCTTGGCGCAAGATATTTTTATTTCTGGTGGAGGAGCCTTGTTGGTGAATTTGCGAAACATTTTTGAAGACGAACTCGGTATTGCCGTGCACCATCACGATCCCTTTAGACGAGTGGATGTTGATGCTGGGATGTTTCAGAAGGAATATTTGCAAGACATTGCTCCGCAAATGGTCGTTCCTTTTGGTCTAGCTCTTCGCGCTATTTAA
- a CDS encoding NADP-dependent isocitrate dehydrogenase → MDRKVYFIEGDGIGHEVWNAGRPVLDRAVELTFSDGRKLEWVELLAGKKAFAETGTYLPQQTLDTLKTADLAMKGPLETPVGKGFRSLNVTMRQTLDLYACIRPIQYFKGIESPVKHPERVNMVVFRENTEDVYAGIEWQAGSPEARRLIAFLRDELGANVDEESGIGIKPMTAKGSKRLIRKAIQYALDQKRRSVTIAHKGNIMKFTEGAFRNWGYEMAAEEFSGQVVREGEDCCPPGALVLKDRIADAMFQEVLIRPENYDVIATPNLNGDYLSDALAAQVGGLGLAPGVNMSSQLAFFEPTHGTAPSIEGKDLANPGSLILSGALLLDHIGWHECAKKIRGAVELAISEGTVTVDLASQMKNATQVGCAEFGEILLRNLEKI, encoded by the coding sequence ATGGACCGCAAAGTGTATTTTATTGAGGGTGACGGCATTGGACACGAGGTCTGGAACGCCGGCCGACCTGTCCTGGACCGGGCTGTTGAATTGACATTCAGCGATGGACGAAAGCTGGAATGGGTGGAATTGTTGGCCGGAAAAAAAGCTTTTGCCGAGACAGGAACCTATTTGCCGCAGCAAACATTGGACACGTTGAAAACCGCTGATCTCGCCATGAAAGGCCCCTTGGAAACTCCGGTGGGCAAGGGGTTTCGCAGTCTGAACGTTACGATGCGGCAAACCCTGGATCTGTATGCCTGCATCAGGCCCATCCAGTATTTCAAAGGGATTGAAAGTCCCGTCAAGCATCCAGAACGCGTGAACATGGTTGTTTTCAGGGAAAACACGGAAGACGTATACGCGGGAATCGAATGGCAGGCCGGAAGCCCCGAGGCACGGCGACTCATTGCGTTTTTACGTGATGAATTGGGCGCCAATGTCGACGAGGAAAGTGGAATTGGCATCAAGCCCATGACGGCCAAGGGCTCCAAGCGGCTGATTCGCAAGGCGATCCAATACGCGCTGGACCAAAAGCGCAGGAGTGTGACCATTGCCCACAAGGGCAATATCATGAAATTTACCGAAGGAGCGTTTCGGAACTGGGGCTACGAAATGGCCGCCGAGGAATTTTCCGGACAGGTTGTGCGCGAGGGCGAGGATTGTTGCCCTCCGGGGGCGTTGGTGTTGAAGGACCGGATCGCGGATGCCATGTTTCAGGAGGTTTTGATTCGCCCGGAAAATTATGATGTCATCGCGACTCCAAATTTGAACGGAGATTATCTTTCCGATGCCTTGGCGGCGCAAGTTGGAGGTTTGGGATTGGCTCCCGGTGTGAATATGAGCTCACAGCTCGCCTTTTTCGAGCCTACCCATGGCACCGCGCCATCCATTGAAGGCAAGGACCTTGCGAATCCAGGAAGTTTGATTTTGTCTGGAGCGCTTCTGCTGGACCATATCGGCTGGCACGAATGCGCCAAAAAAATTCGTGGCGCGGTGGAGCTTGCTATTTCTGAAGGCACGGTAACAGTGGATCTTGCCTCCCAAATGAAAAATGCAACTCAAGTTGGATGTGCGGAATTTGGAGAAATTTTATTACGAAATTTAGAAAAGATATAA
- a CDS encoding chemotaxis protein CheX, with the protein MNDTIKGIIKQFVDATVTVLSTMAMTEATAAAPFVKQNAVAQGDITGVIGFSNPKGKSKGTMSLTFTTSSALGIIGSMLYEEQTELNDAVADAVGELTNMISGQARKGLVEMGMVFEGAIPSVITGQGHTIRHVSTNAILAIPFQTPHGPLMVEVCFS; encoded by the coding sequence ATGAACGATACCATTAAAGGCATCATCAAGCAGTTTGTGGACGCCACCGTGACCGTGTTGAGCACCATGGCCATGACCGAGGCCACGGCAGCGGCCCCGTTTGTCAAACAAAACGCCGTGGCCCAGGGCGACATCACCGGCGTAATCGGATTTTCCAATCCCAAGGGGAAAAGCAAGGGAACCATGTCCCTGACGTTTACCACCTCCTCGGCCTTGGGAATCATCGGAAGCATGTTGTACGAGGAGCAGACGGAGCTCAACGATGCTGTCGCGGATGCCGTGGGGGAATTGACGAATATGATTTCTGGTCAGGCCCGCAAGGGACTTGTCGAAATGGGCATGGTTTTCGAGGGCGCCATCCCGTCGGTTATCACCGGGCAGGGACATACGATCCGCCATGTCTCGACAAATGCTATTCTGGCCATTCCCTTTCAAACCCCTCATGGTCCACTCATGGTCGAGGTTTGCTTCAGCTGA
- a CDS encoding phosphatase: MRSRPAYTPTWVTDQLAVGAAPMSHAQLDCLREAGIGAILNLCGEFCDLHDIECAAGFEVYHLPLADEEAPDLSELEKALAWLDEAIYLGKKVLIHCRHGIGRTGTVLNAYLLRRGLGHRLAWLKLRTLRSKPANFDQWWTIRKYGRGAPKLTIREPSLEMRRVVDLAPFFRDYEALLARIADTPGANALDRCGVDHARCCRTPIRLTMIESVYLTNQINVLLSSSRRLEVIERAVATARNERATAQAMGSGDYCLSDADALCPLTENGKCIIADARPMQCRTFGLDAIESAKLWTAVLAPALDRLSLELWMGFVGGMAKDSLPHFALTDVVSGKYVQRLFHLMLQAS, from the coding sequence ATGAGATCCAGGCCTGCCTATACGCCCACCTGGGTGACGGATCAGTTGGCCGTGGGCGCGGCGCCCATGAGTCATGCGCAGCTCGATTGCCTGCGCGAAGCGGGCATCGGCGCCATTTTGAATCTGTGTGGCGAGTTTTGCGATTTGCATGACATCGAATGCGCCGCTGGCTTCGAAGTGTATCATCTGCCCTTGGCCGACGAGGAGGCCCCGGATTTGTCCGAGCTGGAAAAAGCCCTGGCCTGGCTGGATGAAGCCATTTACCTGGGCAAGAAGGTTCTCATCCATTGCCGGCATGGCATTGGCCGCACGGGCACGGTTCTCAATGCCTATCTGTTGCGCCGGGGCCTGGGTCATCGTTTGGCCTGGCTCAAACTACGCACCCTGCGTTCCAAGCCGGCCAATTTCGACCAATGGTGGACGATCCGGAAATACGGGCGCGGCGCTCCGAAACTGACCATTCGCGAACCGTCCCTGGAGATGCGCCGTGTCGTGGATTTGGCTCCCTTTTTTCGCGATTATGAAGCTTTGTTGGCCAGAATCGCGGACACGCCCGGTGCCAACGCGCTGGATCGGTGTGGAGTGGATCACGCGCGGTGCTGTCGAACGCCCATTCGTCTGACCATGATCGAGTCCGTCTATCTGACAAACCAAATCAACGTGCTGTTGAGCAGCTCCCGGCGTTTGGAAGTTATCGAGCGGGCCGTGGCCACGGCCCGCAACGAACGAGCCACGGCCCAGGCCATGGGCTCCGGCGATTACTGCTTGTCCGATGCCGATGCCCTGTGTCCTTTGACCGAGAACGGAAAATGTATCATCGCCGACGCTCGGCCCATGCAATGCCGGACGTTTGGTCTGGACGCGATCGAGAGCGCCAAGTTGTGGACGGCGGTCTTGGCTCCGGCCCTGGATCGTCTGTCATTGGAGCTTTGGATGGGTTTTGTCGGGGGCATGGCCAAGGACAGCCTGCCTCATTTTGCCCTGACCGATGTTGTTTCTGGTAAGTATGTGCAGCGTTTGTTTCATTTAATGCTTCAGGCCAGCTGA